In a single window of the Massilia oculi genome:
- a CDS encoding GlsB/YeaQ/YmgE family stress response membrane protein: MLFIIWIVVGGILGWLASMVMKTDAEQGIILNVVVGIVGAFLGGWLLSPLFGTGTINSDDFSVASLLVSFLGAVILLAIVNLLRRGRVR; encoded by the coding sequence ATGTTATTCATCATCTGGATCGTCGTCGGCGGCATCCTTGGCTGGCTCGCCAGCATGGTCATGAAGACCGACGCAGAGCAGGGCATCATTCTTAACGTCGTGGTGGGTATCGTCGGCGCCTTCCTGGGCGGCTGGCTGCTGTCGCCGCTGTTCGGCACCGGCACCATCAACTCGGACGACTTCAGCGTCGCTTCGCTCCTGGTCTCGTTCCTGGGCGCGGTAATCCTGCTGGCCATCGTCAACCTGCTGCGTCGCGGCCGCGTTCGTTAA